One Sphingobacteruim zhuxiongii DNA window includes the following coding sequences:
- a CDS encoding TetR/AcrR family transcriptional regulator: MENRKEQIIEAALKRFSHFGFQKTTMNEIAEDLRITKANLYYYYPDKTSLILAVLHSVIDNIHADEQTLINKYNGNLIDTLVSILEMRASFLRKYYVLHIAENLDWLKGMDIQCTMEGFYNRDVECISALFKKAVDSGEVALENAADAAAAYVELTKGVSILHTVSDIITGIPNEQNVELILASQIRATKLIFAGKIK, from the coding sequence ATGGAAAATCGTAAGGAACAAATCATTGAGGCGGCGTTGAAACGCTTCTCGCATTTTGGTTTTCAAAAAACCACAATGAACGAGATTGCTGAAGATTTGCGAATTACCAAAGCGAATCTGTACTACTATTATCCGGACAAAACCAGTCTAATTCTAGCGGTTTTACATTCTGTAATCGACAATATTCATGCAGATGAGCAAACACTTATCAATAAGTACAATGGTAATCTAATTGACACACTCGTTAGCATCTTGGAGATGCGCGCTTCATTTTTAAGAAAGTACTATGTTCTTCACATCGCCGAAAATTTAGATTGGTTGAAAGGTATGGATATTCAATGCACCATGGAAGGTTTCTATAATCGTGATGTGGAATGCATTTCTGCTTTATTTAAAAAGGCAGTTGATTCCGGTGAAGTGGCTTTAGAAAATGCAGCGGATGCAGCGGCGGCTTACGTTGAGTTAACAAAAGGGGTTAGTATTTTGCATACTGTATCGGATATTATTACCGGTATCCCGAATGAGCAAAATGTAGAACTGATCTTAGCGAGCCAAATAAGAGCGACGAAATTAATATTTGCAGGAAAAATAAAATAA
- the coaE gene encoding dephospho-CoA kinase (Dephospho-CoA kinase (CoaE) performs the final step in coenzyme A biosynthesis.) — translation MGLKIGITGGIGVGKSLVSKIFKILAVPTYDADKEAKDIMIRSEAVRAALIETFGPEVYFEDGTLNRVWLSSRVFKDEVELKKLNSIVHPAVIKAAEDWAAAQSSPYSLKEAALLFESGSYRSLDYCILVSSPEELRIQRVMQRDQVDEEEVRRRISKQMPEKEKEALADFIIYNDDDHSLITQVMALHQQFLSSK, via the coding sequence ATGGGATTAAAAATTGGGATAACCGGAGGAATAGGTGTGGGCAAAAGCTTAGTTTCAAAGATTTTTAAGATTCTTGCTGTTCCAACCTACGACGCGGATAAAGAAGCCAAGGACATCATGATTCGAAGTGAAGCAGTGCGAGCTGCATTGATTGAGACTTTTGGTCCTGAAGTCTACTTTGAAGACGGAACGTTAAATCGAGTATGGCTTTCTTCACGTGTTTTTAAGGATGAAGTTGAATTGAAAAAATTGAATTCAATTGTTCATCCCGCTGTGATTAAGGCTGCTGAAGATTGGGCTGCCGCACAAAGCTCCCCTTACAGTCTAAAGGAAGCTGCGCTTTTGTTTGAAAGCGGGTCTTATAGAAGCTTGGATTATTGCATATTAGTAAGTTCTCCTGAAGAACTGCGTATTCAGCGAGTGATGCAACGAGATCAAGTGGATGAAGAAGAAGTGAGGCGACGAATAAGTAAACAAATGCCAGAAAAGGAAAAAGAGGCATTAGCCGACTTTATCATATATAACGATGATGACCACAGCTTGATAACACAAGTGATGGCATTACATCAACAATTCTTATCGAGTAAATAG
- the mnmA gene encoding tRNA 2-thiouridine(34) synthase MnmA — translation MSKKGRVLVAMSGGVDSSVAAVMLHEQGYEVIGITMKTWDYASSGGSSKETGCCSLDSINDARTLAVNYGFPHYILDIRDEFGDYVIDNFVDEYIAGRTPNPCVLCNTHIKWEALIKRANKLDCEFIATGHYANIRLHDNGRYVISKGRDENKDQSYVLWGVSQENLARTQFPLGSFTKAEIRQMALEMGQQELANKSESYEICFVPDNDYRSFLRHKKPNLDQEIGPGNFILSDGTVVGQHIGYPYFTIGQRRGLGIALGKPMFVIQILPESNSVMLGEEHELEKSQAFVRDINLVKYASIEQPMEAITKIRYKDAGAISTITQQGSIMQVDFTHNVKGIAPGQSAVFYEGDDLLGGGFLMKQD, via the coding sequence ATGAGTAAGAAAGGGAGAGTATTGGTAGCCATGAGTGGTGGGGTCGATAGCTCGGTAGCGGCAGTTATGCTTCATGAACAAGGCTATGAAGTCATCGGTATTACGATGAAGACATGGGATTATGCAAGTTCAGGAGGCTCTTCAAAGGAAACAGGTTGTTGTAGTCTAGATAGTATCAATGATGCAAGAACTTTAGCTGTAAATTACGGATTCCCTCATTATATTCTTGACATTCGTGATGAGTTCGGCGATTACGTTATCGACAACTTCGTTGATGAATATATTGCAGGTAGAACGCCAAATCCGTGTGTGCTATGTAATACCCACATCAAATGGGAAGCACTAATCAAACGTGCAAATAAATTGGATTGTGAATTTATCGCAACAGGTCACTATGCGAATATTCGTTTACATGATAATGGACGCTATGTAATCTCTAAAGGTAGAGATGAGAATAAAGATCAATCCTATGTCCTATGGGGCGTGTCGCAGGAGAACCTAGCGAGAACACAATTTCCTTTAGGAAGCTTTACAAAGGCCGAGATTCGTCAAATGGCGTTAGAAATGGGCCAACAGGAGTTGGCTAATAAGTCGGAGAGTTACGAAATATGCTTTGTTCCCGATAACGATTATCGTTCATTCTTGAGACATAAAAAACCAAATTTAGATCAAGAAATTGGACCTGGGAATTTTATCCTTTCGGACGGAACCGTAGTTGGTCAACATATCGGATATCCATATTTTACGATTGGACAACGTCGAGGATTAGGTATTGCATTGGGAAAACCAATGTTTGTCATCCAGATTTTACCGGAGAGTAATTCGGTCATGCTAGGCGAGGAACATGAATTAGAAAAATCACAAGCGTTTGTCCGTGATATCAACCTTGTAAAATACGCTTCGATTGAACAACCAATGGAAGCAATTACAAAGATTCGTTATAAAGACGCCGGAGCGATTTCAACAATTACTCAACAAGGAAGTATCATGCAAGTCGATTTCACACATAACGTGAAGGGAATTGCGCCAGGTCAATCTGCAGTATTCTATGAAGGAGATGATTTACTTGGTGGTGGTTTCTTGATGAAACAAGACTAG
- the purL gene encoding phosphoribosylformylglycinamidine synthase, producing the protein MIHFFVNQSNTVYAVQTQKDLSTEDISKLNWLFGNANKLNDQTLNDYHVGPRAAMVTPWSTNAVEITQNMGIEGIIRIEEFQKVNAEFHEFDPMISQKYSALTQDMFTIHITPEPILDIEDIDAYNKSEGLALSPEEVDYLNRLSDKIGRKLTDSEVFAFSQANSEHCRHKIFNGTFVIDGEEQATSLFKLIKKTSETNPNGIVSAYKDNVAFVKGPRVTQFAPKTGDKPDYYEEKDFDSVISVKAETHNFPTTVEPFSGAATGSGGEIRDRLAGGQGALPLAGTAIYMTAYSRLLADRPWENGMQEREWLYQTPMDILIKASNGASDFGNKFGQPLITGSVLTFEHEEAGRKLGYDKVIMQAGGIGYGKLDQAKKHKPQEGDKIVILGGENYRIGMGGAAVSSADTGAFGSGIELNAIQRSNPEMQKRAANAIRAFVESDHNPIVSIHDHGAGGHLNCLSELVEDTGGLIDLDKLPVGDPTLSAKEIIGNESQERMGLVIAQDDIQKLKDVADRERAPMYAVGDVTNDHRFTFESLSTGEKPMDYALEDFFGSSPKTIMNDKTIDRPYADLSYQADQVPSYLNQVLQLEAVAAKDWLTNKVDRCVGGRVAKQQCTGPLQLPLNNVGVMALDYKSTEGIATTVGHSPLTALVDPVAGSRNAIAEALSNIVFAPIKNGLSGISLSANWMWACNNEGEDARLYQAVQGCSDFAIALGINIPTGKDSLSMKQKYPDGEHVIAPGTVIISAAGNCTNINKVIEPTLKKTAGSIYYINLSKDSFKLGGSSFAQIQNKIGKEVPTVKDANAFKNAFNTIQELILDDQIAAGHDVGSGGLIVSLLEMCFADVNLAANYDLSGLKEQDSVKALFNENIAVILQAKDDTAFEQAMAEAQVEAVKIGQAIDGNEVTFKINADQFTFNVAETRDTWFKTSFLLDQKQSKNGTAEARFNNYKNQPLQYTFPSQFDGKKPAIDANKARPKAAIIREKGSNSEREMANAMFMAGFDVKDVHMTDLISGRETLEDIQFIGAVGGFSNSDVLGSAKGWAGAFLYNEKAKTALEKFFARPDTLSVGICNGCQLFMELELINPDHEVHGKMLHNTSQKHESNFVSVKVQENNSIMLSTLAGSTLGVWISHGEGKFNLPNTESQYHIVAKYAYDQYPHNPNGSDFNTAMMCDKTGRHLVTMPHIERSTFQWNWANYPEGRQDEVTPWLEAFVNARQWIENQNK; encoded by the coding sequence ATGATTCATTTCTTCGTGAACCAATCGAACACTGTATATGCTGTTCAAACCCAAAAAGACTTATCTACCGAAGATATCTCTAAACTAAACTGGCTTTTTGGAAATGCTAATAAACTCAACGATCAGACATTAAATGACTACCATGTAGGGCCTCGTGCTGCAATGGTTACTCCTTGGAGTACTAACGCCGTAGAGATCACTCAAAACATGGGCATTGAGGGGATTATTCGTATTGAAGAGTTTCAAAAAGTTAATGCAGAGTTTCATGAGTTTGATCCGATGATCTCTCAAAAATATAGTGCATTAACTCAAGATATGTTTACCATCCATATCACACCAGAGCCTATTCTGGATATCGAAGATATCGATGCTTATAACAAATCTGAAGGCTTGGCTTTAAGTCCGGAGGAAGTAGATTATTTGAATCGTCTTTCTGACAAAATTGGCCGTAAGTTAACAGACTCTGAAGTATTCGCTTTCTCACAAGCCAACTCGGAGCACTGTCGTCATAAAATCTTCAACGGTACTTTTGTCATCGATGGTGAGGAACAAGCAACTTCGCTATTCAAATTGATTAAGAAAACATCAGAAACAAACCCGAACGGTATTGTTTCTGCTTATAAAGACAATGTCGCTTTCGTAAAAGGTCCGCGAGTAACTCAATTTGCTCCTAAAACTGGCGACAAGCCCGACTATTACGAGGAAAAGGATTTTGATTCGGTCATATCGGTTAAAGCGGAAACGCATAACTTCCCAACTACGGTTGAGCCGTTTTCAGGCGCAGCGACAGGTTCTGGTGGCGAGATTCGTGACCGTCTTGCTGGTGGTCAGGGTGCATTGCCGTTGGCAGGTACGGCCATCTATATGACAGCTTATTCGCGATTACTTGCTGACCGCCCATGGGAGAACGGTATGCAAGAGCGTGAATGGTTATATCAAACCCCTATGGACATCTTAATCAAAGCATCGAATGGTGCTTCAGATTTTGGAAATAAATTTGGTCAACCATTAATTACTGGTTCGGTACTTACATTTGAGCATGAAGAGGCTGGTCGCAAATTAGGATACGACAAAGTGATTATGCAAGCTGGTGGTATCGGCTATGGCAAATTAGATCAAGCAAAAAAACATAAACCGCAAGAAGGAGACAAAATTGTAATCCTTGGTGGAGAAAACTACCGTATTGGTATGGGAGGAGCAGCAGTATCTTCAGCAGATACTGGCGCGTTTGGCTCTGGTATCGAATTAAATGCTATTCAGCGTTCAAACCCTGAGATGCAAAAAAGAGCGGCAAATGCGATCCGTGCTTTTGTAGAGTCAGATCATAACCCAATTGTTTCGATTCACGATCACGGAGCTGGAGGACATTTAAACTGTCTTTCTGAACTTGTCGAAGATACAGGCGGGCTAATTGACTTAGATAAACTTCCAGTTGGAGACCCTACCCTATCTGCAAAAGAAATTATTGGTAATGAATCCCAAGAACGTATGGGGCTTGTTATTGCTCAAGATGATATTCAAAAGTTAAAAGACGTCGCTGATCGCGAACGTGCTCCGATGTATGCTGTTGGTGACGTGACGAATGATCACCGATTTACTTTTGAATCGCTAAGCACTGGTGAAAAACCGATGGATTATGCATTGGAAGATTTCTTTGGCTCTTCGCCAAAAACGATTATGAACGACAAAACAATTGATCGTCCATATGCGGATCTTTCATATCAAGCTGATCAAGTTCCAAGTTACTTAAACCAAGTCTTACAATTAGAAGCTGTTGCTGCAAAAGATTGGTTAACGAATAAAGTCGACCGTTGTGTTGGCGGACGTGTTGCTAAACAACAATGTACTGGTCCATTACAGTTACCGTTAAATAATGTTGGTGTAATGGCTTTAGACTATAAGTCTACAGAAGGGATTGCGACAACAGTAGGTCATTCGCCGTTAACGGCTTTAGTAGACCCAGTTGCTGGATCTAGGAATGCTATCGCAGAAGCCTTATCGAACATTGTTTTTGCACCGATTAAAAATGGCTTAAGTGGTATTTCACTATCGGCTAACTGGATGTGGGCATGTAATAATGAAGGTGAAGATGCACGATTGTATCAAGCGGTTCAAGGATGTTCTGACTTCGCGATTGCTTTAGGAATTAATATCCCTACAGGTAAGGATTCCCTATCGATGAAACAAAAGTATCCTGATGGAGAGCATGTTATTGCGCCAGGAACTGTCATTATTTCAGCTGCAGGAAATTGTACAAACATTAACAAAGTCATTGAGCCAACATTGAAAAAAACTGCTGGTTCGATTTACTATATTAATCTGTCCAAAGATAGCTTTAAGTTAGGAGGCTCTTCATTTGCTCAAATCCAGAACAAGATTGGTAAAGAAGTTCCAACAGTTAAAGATGCGAATGCTTTCAAAAATGCGTTCAATACAATTCAAGAGCTCATCTTAGATGATCAGATTGCTGCTGGACATGACGTTGGATCAGGAGGTTTAATCGTCAGCTTATTGGAAATGTGTTTTGCTGATGTAAATCTGGCAGCAAATTACGATTTAAGCGGATTAAAGGAACAAGACAGTGTAAAAGCATTGTTCAATGAAAATATTGCAGTGATTCTTCAAGCAAAAGATGATACTGCATTTGAGCAAGCAATGGCTGAAGCACAAGTCGAAGCTGTGAAAATTGGACAAGCGATTGACGGCAACGAAGTGACCTTTAAAATCAATGCAGATCAGTTTACATTCAATGTCGCTGAAACACGCGATACATGGTTTAAAACGTCTTTCCTTTTAGATCAGAAACAATCAAAAAACGGCACTGCTGAAGCGCGTTTTAATAATTATAAAAATCAACCATTGCAATATACTTTCCCTAGTCAGTTTGACGGGAAGAAGCCTGCAATTGATGCAAACAAAGCACGCCCTAAAGCGGCTATTATTCGCGAAAAAGGTTCGAACTCCGAGCGTGAAATGGCGAATGCGATGTTTATGGCAGGTTTTGATGTTAAGGATGTCCATATGACCGACTTAATCAGCGGCCGTGAAACCTTAGAAGATATTCAGTTTATTGGTGCTGTTGGTGGTTTCTCAAACTCTGATGTATTGGGTTCTGCAAAAGGTTGGGCAGGTGCATTTCTTTATAATGAAAAAGCAAAAACAGCTTTAGAAAAATTCTTTGCTCGTCCCGATACACTTTCAGTTGGTATCTGTAACGGATGTCAATTGTTCATGGAGCTTGAATTGATCAATCCTGATCACGAAGTTCATGGAAAGATGTTGCACAACACTTCTCAGAAGCACGAATCTAATTTTGTTTCTGTAAAAGTTCAAGAAAACAACTCGATCATGTTGTCAACTTTAGCAGGAAGCACTTTAGGCGTATGGATCTCTCATGGAGAAGGTAAGTTTAATCTTCCAAACACAGAGAGTCAATACCATATTGTAGCGAAATACGCTTACGATCAATATCCTCACAATCCAAATGGATCAGATTTCAACACCGCGATGATGTGTGATAAAACTGGTCGTCACTTAGTTACGATGCCTCATATTGAGCGTTCTACATTCCAATGGAACTGGGCTAATTACCCTGAAGGACGTCAAGATGAAGTAACTCCATGGTTGGAAGCGTTTGTTAATGCACGCCAATGGATTGAAAATCAAAACAAATAA
- the pfkA gene encoding 6-phosphofructokinase translates to MNNIRRIGVYTSGGDAPGMNAAIRAVVRTALYHDLEVTGIFRGYEGMIEGDFKNLVSRSVSSILQKGGTMLKSARCPEFRTVEGRKKAYENIKAAGIDALVAIGGDGTFTGAQIFSNEYNIPVMCIPGTIDNDLAGTDYTLGFDTANNTVIESIDKIKDTAASHNRLFFVEVMGRDSGSIALYAGVAGGAEAIMLPEKDTAIDELIEMLEVAKERNKTSMIVIVAEGDKNGGAYNVAKRVKEKFDFYDTKVSILGHLQRGGSPSSFDRILATRMGYFAVNELLSGNSQGTVGIRGSKITSTSLEDALKGKEFKLDEELITISEVMNI, encoded by the coding sequence ATGAACAACATCAGAAGAATTGGAGTTTATACTTCTGGAGGCGATGCCCCCGGTATGAACGCCGCCATTCGAGCCGTCGTCAGAACAGCGCTTTACCACGATTTAGAAGTTACAGGAATATTTAGAGGATACGAAGGGATGATTGAGGGTGACTTTAAAAACTTAGTAAGCCGTTCGGTAAGCTCCATCTTGCAAAAAGGTGGCACCATGTTGAAATCAGCACGTTGTCCAGAATTCAGAACCGTTGAAGGCCGTAAAAAAGCCTATGAGAATATTAAAGCTGCAGGTATTGATGCCTTAGTCGCAATAGGTGGTGACGGAACCTTTACTGGCGCCCAAATTTTCTCCAACGAATACAATATCCCCGTGATGTGTATCCCTGGAACTATTGACAATGATCTGGCTGGTACAGATTACACGCTAGGATTCGATACAGCAAACAATACCGTGATTGAATCAATTGATAAGATTAAAGATACGGCGGCATCACATAATCGTTTATTTTTCGTTGAAGTAATGGGTAGAGACTCGGGCAGTATCGCATTATATGCTGGTGTTGCTGGTGGTGCAGAAGCCATCATGTTACCCGAAAAAGACACTGCAATTGACGAACTTATTGAGATGCTGGAAGTTGCTAAAGAACGAAACAAAACATCGATGATCGTTATTGTAGCAGAGGGAGACAAGAACGGTGGCGCCTATAATGTAGCTAAACGAGTGAAAGAAAAATTTGATTTTTATGACACAAAAGTTAGTATCTTAGGACACCTGCAACGAGGGGGCTCTCCTAGTAGTTTTGATCGTATACTAGCAACCCGTATGGGATATTTCGCAGTCAACGAATTGTTAAGTGGCAATTCCCAAGGCACTGTCGGAATCCGAGGCAGTAAGATCACCTCGACCAGTTTAGAAGACGCCCTGAAAGGAAAAGAATTTAAACTTGACGAAGAGCTAATTACAATTTCCGAAGTAATGAACATATAA
- a CDS encoding MBL fold metallo-hydrolase, whose amino-acid sequence MAEIIEDFLVKKDQGYYCAYGDFYIDPLYPVQQAVVSHAHGDHASPGHQAIYCTEATAAFMQIRYAKQALSSYQVKDFEQKFHLNGVDILFYPAGHILGSAQILMIYQGVRYLYTGDYKLQEDNTCEPIKIVEADVLITETTFADPNVKHPDPKEEILKLAVASNIMLGCYSLGKAQRITALLNQYLPEKEILVHHSMLAFHRIYDKFNEVPMKYELYNRKSMKGDEKNKVYLIPPLTFNSYRRAKNVLRVFASGWARLQASNDLSLYLSDHVDWEDILTFVKQVKPRAIWTLHGDGRQLHAHLSDDLIIRDIFTQTYRPDFC is encoded by the coding sequence ATGGCTGAAATAATTGAAGATTTTCTAGTAAAAAAAGATCAAGGCTACTATTGTGCCTATGGTGATTTTTATATTGACCCGCTCTATCCGGTTCAACAAGCGGTTGTTTCGCACGCCCATGGTGATCATGCGAGCCCCGGACATCAAGCGATATATTGCACAGAAGCAACTGCTGCCTTTATGCAAATTCGCTATGCTAAACAAGCCTTGTCATCGTATCAGGTTAAAGACTTTGAACAAAAATTTCATCTCAATGGCGTTGACATTTTATTTTACCCTGCAGGACATATTCTAGGTAGCGCCCAAATACTGATGATTTATCAGGGAGTTCGGTATTTATATACCGGCGACTATAAACTTCAAGAGGATAACACCTGCGAACCTATAAAAATTGTTGAGGCTGATGTGTTGATTACAGAGACGACTTTCGCGGATCCAAATGTGAAGCATCCAGACCCTAAGGAAGAGATTTTGAAATTAGCTGTCGCAAGTAATATTATGTTGGGATGTTATTCGCTAGGGAAGGCTCAACGAATTACGGCACTGTTAAATCAATACCTTCCTGAAAAGGAAATCTTAGTACATCATAGTATGCTAGCGTTCCATCGCATTTATGATAAGTTCAACGAAGTCCCCATGAAATATGAACTCTATAATCGGAAGTCGATGAAAGGTGATGAGAAGAATAAAGTTTATTTGATACCTCCATTGACATTTAATAGTTATAGGCGAGCAAAAAATGTATTAAGGGTATTTGCATCGGGCTGGGCGAGACTTCAAGCAAGCAACGATCTTAGTTTATACCTTTCGGATCATGTTGATTGGGAGGATATTCTGACGTTTGTAAAGCAAGTAAAGCCTAGAGCTATTTGGACTTTACACGGTGATGGAAGGCAACTTCACGCACATTTATCTGATGATCTTATTATACGCGATATTTTTACGCAAACATATAGACCTGACTTTTGTTAG
- a CDS encoding NUDIX hydrolase, which yields MQTHFTIDCVIFSFDEGQLKILLAERNEYPYKEWWALPGYFVNKYEEMEDAVARILFEMTGLKDIYMDQLAAFAGVKRHPEGRILTVAYMALVQMEEVKNKIAPTSDYMRQLKWFPVAELPELAFDHRDIINLSLERLKKSVTYSTAPYELLPTKFTLTQLQQVYESILNKKLDKRNFRKKINNLGYLKELNEYQKGVSYRAAKLYSFDKRKFQKQFSQD from the coding sequence TTGCAGACGCATTTTACCATTGATTGTGTAATCTTTTCCTTCGATGAAGGCCAATTAAAGATACTTTTAGCAGAGAGAAATGAATATCCTTATAAGGAATGGTGGGCACTACCTGGATATTTTGTCAATAAATATGAAGAAATGGAAGATGCGGTTGCGCGTATTCTATTTGAGATGACTGGCTTAAAAGACATCTATATGGATCAATTAGCTGCATTTGCTGGCGTCAAGCGACATCCGGAGGGGAGAATTTTGACCGTTGCTTATATGGCCTTGGTACAAATGGAAGAGGTGAAGAATAAGATTGCGCCAACTTCCGATTACATGCGTCAACTGAAATGGTTTCCTGTTGCTGAGTTGCCCGAGTTAGCCTTTGACCACCGCGATATTATTAATCTAAGTTTGGAAAGATTGAAGAAGTCTGTTACATACTCAACAGCACCTTATGAATTATTACCTACGAAATTCACACTGACACAACTTCAACAAGTGTATGAATCGATACTCAATAAAAAGCTTGATAAACGTAACTTCCGGAAGAAGATCAATAACCTAGGTTATCTGAAGGAATTGAACGAATATCAGAAGGGAGTGTCCTATAGAGCAGCCAAACTGTACTCTTTTGACAAAAGGAAATTCCAAAAGCAATTTTCTCAAGATTAA
- the gap gene encoding type I glyceraldehyde-3-phosphate dehydrogenase: MKIGINGFGRIGRLAFRAAVKRSDIEVVGINDLVEPDYLAYMLKYDSTHGRFDGTVEVKDGHLVVNGKTIRVTAEKDPANLKWDEVGADVVIESTGFFLTKELAQKHIDAGAKKVIMSAPAKDDTPTFVMGVNHKDLKPEYNIVSNASCTTNCLAPIAKVLNDKFGIVEGLMTTVHAVTATQKTVDGPSAKDWRGGRGAYQNIIPSSTGAAKAVGLVLPELKGKLTGMSLRVPTADVSVVDLTVRLDKAASYEDIKKAMKDASEGDLKGILGYTEDEVVSTDFLGDERTSIFDAKAGISLNDNFVKVISWYDNEWGYSNKIIDLAQEVAKLS, encoded by the coding sequence ATGAAAATTGGAATTAACGGATTTGGCCGTATCGGTCGTTTAGCTTTCAGAGCTGCTGTAAAACGCAGTGATATTGAAGTAGTAGGGATCAATGACTTAGTTGAGCCTGACTACTTAGCATACATGTTAAAATACGATTCTACACATGGAAGGTTTGACGGTACTGTTGAAGTAAAAGATGGTCATTTAGTAGTTAACGGTAAAACTATCCGTGTTACTGCTGAAAAAGACCCTGCAAACTTGAAATGGGACGAGGTTGGTGCTGATGTAGTAATTGAATCTACTGGTTTCTTCTTAACGAAAGAATTAGCACAAAAACACATTGATGCTGGCGCGAAAAAAGTAATCATGTCTGCTCCTGCAAAAGATGATACCCCTACATTCGTAATGGGTGTAAACCATAAAGATTTGAAACCTGAGTACAATATCGTATCTAACGCTTCATGTACTACAAACTGTTTAGCGCCTATCGCAAAGGTATTGAACGATAAATTCGGTATCGTTGAAGGATTAATGACAACTGTTCACGCTGTTACAGCAACTCAAAAAACAGTAGACGGTCCTTCAGCAAAAGACTGGAGAGGTGGTCGCGGTGCTTACCAAAACATTATCCCTTCGTCAACAGGTGCAGCTAAAGCAGTAGGTTTAGTATTACCTGAATTAAAAGGTAAATTAACTGGTATGTCTTTACGCGTTCCTACAGCTGACGTTTCTGTTGTTGACTTAACAGTTCGTTTAGACAAAGCAGCTTCTTACGAAGATATTAAAAAAGCAATGAAAGATGCTTCTGAAGGTGACTTGAAAGGTATATTAGGTTACACTGAAGATGAGGTTGTTTCTACAGACTTCTTAGGCGATGAGCGTACTTCAATCTTCGATGCTAAAGCTGGTATCTCATTGAATGACAACTTCGTAAAAGTTATCTCTTGGTATGATAACGAATGGGGTTATTCTAACAAAATTATCGACTTAGCGCAAGAGGTTGCTAAATTAAGCTAA
- a CDS encoding YbbR-like domain-containing protein, with the protein MRRISKVQRRKLSIFLRCILISFLAWTLFAISSDYTFSKKASMTYVNLPESKAFHPLQSDTVTVKLKMSGWKVLMERVRPDTAKIQVDLSGLKTRNFIVFGSQIGFINRQFRQEEQVIGVSPDTLYFDFSKQTQRKVPVKVVHNLTFQKQYGIIGATKASPEYVTITGPLDDVASIEYLETDTIKGKDVNTDVRTVAYLNKQQRTNITIYPTFSEVVIPVGEITEKIIELPLKVENGKQYTSVRVLPGKVKATILVAVKDYNKWTSRDFEAVVDLEAWKEHKVQSLPVIITKIPDFCQVISIEPQNVDFFVRK; encoded by the coding sequence ATGAGGCGTATCAGTAAAGTACAACGACGTAAATTATCTATTTTTTTACGTTGTATCCTTATTTCATTTCTAGCATGGACATTATTCGCAATCTCCAGCGATTACACTTTCTCTAAGAAGGCAAGTATGACCTATGTGAATTTGCCAGAAAGTAAAGCCTTCCATCCATTACAATCCGATACAGTCACGGTCAAATTAAAAATGTCTGGTTGGAAAGTTCTAATGGAGCGCGTTCGTCCGGATACTGCGAAAATACAAGTCGATCTAAGTGGATTGAAAACAAGAAATTTTATTGTGTTCGGTAGTCAAATCGGATTTATAAACCGTCAATTTCGACAAGAGGAACAAGTAATCGGAGTGTCTCCAGATACACTTTACTTTGACTTCTCTAAGCAAACACAACGAAAGGTTCCAGTGAAAGTCGTTCATAACCTGACCTTCCAAAAGCAATATGGCATCATTGGAGCTACCAAAGCAAGTCCAGAATATGTGACGATAACAGGCCCGTTAGATGATGTGGCAAGCATTGAATACCTAGAAACCGATACGATCAAGGGGAAAGATGTTAACACGGATGTGCGTACAGTTGCCTATTTGAATAAGCAGCAGCGTACGAACATTACAATCTACCCGACTTTCTCCGAAGTTGTGATTCCTGTCGGTGAAATCACTGAGAAGATTATTGAGTTACCATTAAAAGTCGAAAATGGTAAACAGTATACCTCCGTTCGTGTTCTACCTGGAAAAGTGAAGGCAACGATCTTAGTGGCCGTGAAAGATTATAATAAATGGACTTCCAGAGACTTTGAAGCTGTTGTTGATCTAGAAGCTTGGAAAGAGCATAAAGTTCAAAGTTTGCCGGTAATCATCACGAAGATTCCCGATTTCTGTCAAGTTATTAGTATTGAACCTCAAAATGTAGATTTCTTCGTTCGAAAATAA